Proteins encoded in a region of the Prunus persica cultivar Lovell chromosome G4, Prunus_persica_NCBIv2, whole genome shotgun sequence genome:
- the LOC18778157 gene encoding lysine-specific demethylase JMJ25 isoform X2, protein MEVLIVEQGRLGQYNDNKIRTPKRKRSNFLHHGKEEGSSNGKRISKKRSSSSNAVESCENEFSMDELEEDEEIMFLIKARARKRRSVDCEVMGRGSSKDERVKYELRNTTSKISSSSPPSSSGSSCTSKYTEDNREVYLKCHHCMKEEKKTIVSCSKCKKNSYCVRCIKQWYPHMKVKEVKDLCPFCRRNCNCNACLHSTGVIETPKRDISDRERAQHLECLISNLLPFLKQISQEQIQEIEIEANIRGLSPSEFEIPQTLCFNDERVYCNHCATSIIDLHRSCPKCSYELCLSCCREIRQGCLLDRGEVKFQYRSRGFDYIHGGDPSPDCCPLEASEDHIEPLIEWKGNDDATVTCAPKEMGGCGDCMLDLKRILPPDWISNLGVKAKHLLEIFRTEHSTFKRDCAERRRDTLLKAASREDSRDNFLFCPDSRDTLKEEGLLRFKEHWVNGEPVIVRNVLEQANGLSWEPMVMWRALSENMDIASTSQFSKVKTIDCLAGCEVEINTREFFEGYTEGRMYSNLWPEMLKLKDWPPSDKFEDLLPRHCDEFISALPFQEYTDPRSGILNLAVKLPPGVLKPDMGPKTYIAYGLMEELGRGDSVTKLHCDMSDAVNILTHTSEVQLSDEQQSAISRLNKLHRAQDERELMDWMNSLKDGGQPGQQTQDREALENTLSPEINVELKVPEDEDEDEDELDGPTTSGSSSTEVAEETGGALWDIFRREDVPKLEAYLMKHYKEFRHTYCSLVERVIHPIHDQSFYLTLEHKKKLKEEFGVEPWTFLQKLGEAVFIPAGCPHQVRNLKSCTKVAADFVSPENVHECLRLTEEFRQLPKNHRAREDKLEIKKMILYAVDEALKDLEALVSTQV, encoded by the exons ATGGAAGTTTTGATAGTAGAACAAGGAAGGCTGGGGCAGTATAATGATAACAAGATCCGTACACCTAAGAGAAAACGTTCAAATTTCCTGCATCATGGAAAGGAAGAAGGATCCTCAAATGGCAAAAGGATTTCAAAAAAGCGAAGTTCCTCCTCAAATGCGGTagaaagttgtgaaaatgAGTTTTCAATGGATgaattggaagaagatgaagaaattatGTTTTTGATTAAGGCACGAGCGCGGAAAAGGAGAAGTGTTGACTGTGAAGTGATGGGAAGAGGTTCCTCAAAGGATGAAAGAGTAAAATATGAGTTAAGGAATACTACTAGCAAAATTTCATCCTCTTCACCACCATCTTCATCTGGTTCATCATGCACTTCGAAATATACGGAG GATAATAGAGAAGTTTATTTGAAGTGTCATCATTGTAtgaaggaggagaagaaaaccATAGTTTCCTGCTCCAAGTGTAAAAAGAACTCCTATTGCGTCCGCTGTATCAAGCAATG GTATCCTCACATGAAAGTAAAGGAAGTGAAGGACCTTTGCCCATTTTGCCGCAGAAATTGCAACTGTAATGCATGCCTGCACTCAACTGGGGTGATTGAG ACACCAAAGAGGGATATAAGTGATCGTGAGAGGGCTCAGCATCTGGAGTGTTTAATTTCCAACCTGCTTCCATTTTTAAAGCAAATTTCTCAAGAACAAATTCAAGAGATAGAGATTGAAGCTAATATTCGAG GACTTTCACCTTCCGAATTTGAAATACCACAGACCCTTTGTTTCAATGATGAGCGTGTCTATTG CAACCATTGTGCAACTTCAATCATTGATCTACATCGAAGCTGCCCAAAATGTTCTTATGAACTTTGTCTAAGTTGTTGCCGAGAAATTCGCCAGGGATGCCTCTTAGACCGTGGAGAAGTGAAATTTCAATATAGGAGTAGGGGTTTTGATTACATCCATGGTGGAGACCCATCACCTGACTGTTGTCCCTTGGAAGCTTCAGAGGACCATATTGAGCCTTTGATTGAGTGGAAGGGAAACGATGATGCTACTGTTACTTGTGCTCCGAAAGAAATGGGTGGCTGTGGTGATTGCATGTTGGATCTTAAGCGAATCCTTCCACCTGACTGGATCTCAAATTTAGGAGTCAAAGCAAAACATTTATTAGAGATTTTCCGAACAGAACATTCTACTTTCAAGCGTGATTGTGCTGAAAGAAGAAGGGATACGTTACTAAAAGCAGCTTCTAGAGAGGATTCTCGTGACAACTTCTTATTTTGTCCAGATTCAAGGGACACTCTGAAAGAAGAAGGGCTTTTGCGCTTCAAAGAACATTGGGTTAATGGTGAACCAGTTATTGTCAGAAATGTGCTTGAACAGGCAAATGGATTGAGCTGGGAGCCAATGGTCATGTGGCGTGCTTTAAGTGAAAATATGGATATAGCTAGTACCTCACAGTTTTCAAAAGTAAAGACCATCGATTGCCTGGCGGGTTGTGAG GTGGAAATCAATACTCGTGAATTTTTTGAAGGATACACTGAAGGGAGAATGTATAGTAATTTATGGCCAGAGATGCTTAAGCTGAAGGATTGGCCCCCTTCTGATAAGTTTGAGGACCTTTTGCCCCGCCATTGTGATGAATTTATCAGTGCCTTGCCATTTCAAGAGTACACGGATCCTAGATCTGGTATTCTCAACCTTGCTGTTAAGTTGCCACCAGGTGTTTTGAAACCAGACATGGGCCCAAAAACATATATTGCTTATGGGCTTATGGAAGAGCTTGGAAGAGGGGACTCTGTAACTAAACTTCATTGCGACATGTCCGATGCA GTGAATATTTTGACACACACATCAGAAGTACAGCTAAGTGATGAGCAGCAATCTGCAATTTCAAGGTTGAACAAATTACATAGGGCCCAAGATGAAAGAGAGCTTATGGATTGGATGAATTCTCTCAAGGATGGTGGACAACCTGGTCAACAGACACAGGATAGAGAAGCCCTAGAAAACACTCTCTCTCCTGAAATTAACGTAGAATTGAAAGTaccagaagatgaagatgaagatgaagatgagttAGATGGGCCCACTACATCCGGTTCTTCCTCCACCGAAGTGGCAGAGGAAACTGGTGGTGCTTTGTGGGACATCTTCCGGAGAGAGGATGTTCCTAAATTAGAGGCATACCTTATGAAACATTATAAGGAATTTAGGCACACCTATTGTTCACTAGTTGAACGG GTCATTCATCCAATTCATGACCAATCCTTTTATTTAACATTGGAGCACAAAAAGAAGCTGAAGGAGGAATTTGGTGTTGAACCATGGACGTTTCTACAAAAACTTGGAGAGGCAGTATTTATTCCAGCCGGATGTCCACACCAAGTCAGGAATCTCAAG TCTTGTACAAAAGTAGCAGCCGACTTCGTGTCTCCTGAAAACGTCCACGAGTGCCTCCGTTTGACCGAGGAGTTCAGACAACTTCCGAAGAACCATAGAGCTAGAGAAGACAaacttgag ATAAAGAAAATGATACTTTATGCAGTCGACGAAGCCCTTAAAGATTTGGAAGCCTTAGTATCAACTCAAGTTTGA
- the LOC18781380 gene encoding leucine--tRNA ligase, chloroplastic/mitochondrial, whose product MSSGHAQLHLQLQALPPPPLRFGSVLFPSHPIQSKRIRNSSFSLRLHHNGSKSSVFGRKSGVIRSSVAEKSNGAAEPKPKQQVTVKRPYPFHEIELKWQRYWEDNQTFRTPDEIDTSKPKYYVLDMFPYPSGAGLHVGHPLGYTATDILARLKRMQGYNVLHPMGWDAFGLPAEQYAIETGTHPKITTLKNIDRFRSQLKSLGFSYDWDREISTTEPEYYRWTQWIFLQLLKRGLAYQAEVPVNWCPALGTVLANEEVVDGVSERGGHPVIRKPMKQWMLKITAYADHLLEDLDDLDWPESIKEMQRNWIGRSEGAEMDFPILSSDGQERDTKITIYTTRPDTIFGATYLVVAPEHPLLSSLVSTAQRKSVEEYTDLASRKSDLERTELQKEKTGVFSGCYAKNPVSGEAIPIWVADYVLGSYGTGAIMAVPAHDTRDLEFASKFDIPIRWVVMPDDKNLSGSGKAYSGEGTVVNSSNSTVGLDINGLSSKEAASKVIEWADKTANGKKKVNYKLRDWLFARQRYWGEPIPVFFLDDNGETVPLLETELPLTLPELDDFSPTGTGEPPLSKSVSWVKTKDPLTGKPARRETSTMPQWAGSCWYYLRFMDPKNSKEVVAKTKEMYWSPVDVYVGGAEHAVLHLLYSRFWHKVLYDIGIVSTKEPFKCVINQGIILGEVQYIAYKDSDGNFISADSGTSVEYHQELIPEEKVMKSGDSFVMKDNPNVRLIARSHKMSKSRGNVVNPDDVVSEYGADSLRLYEMFMGPLRDSKTWNTSGIEGVHRFLGRTWRLIVGSPLSDGTFKDGTLVTDEDPTLEQLRSLHKCIAKVTEEIEATRFNTGISAMMEFLNVAYKWKKHPRLIIEAFVLLLSPYAPHMAEELWFRLGHSKSLAYEPFPKADPAFLKESTIVLPVQINGKTRGTIQVEETCSEENAFQLASKDEKLSKYLNGKVIKKRIFVPGKILNVILDLQNVKATVR is encoded by the exons ATGAGTTCTGGTCACGCGCAACTACATCTCCAGCTTCAAGCACTTCCACCACCTCCCTTACGTTTTGGCTCAGTTCTATTTCCTTCGCACCCAATTCAATCCAAGAGAATCAGAAACAGCAGTTTCTCTTTGAGATTGCACCATAACGGCTCTAAAAGCAGTGTCTTTGGTAGAAAAAGTGGCGTGATAAGAAGCTCAGTGGCTGAGAAATCCAATGGCGCGGCAGAGCCGAAGCCCAAGCAGCAAGTGACGGTGAAGAGGCCCTACCCTTTCCACGAAATCGAGCTCAAATGGCAGCGTTATTGGGAGGACAATCAAACTTTTCGAACCCCCGATGAAATTGATACCTCCAAGCCCAAATACTATGTCCTTGATATGTTCCCTTATCCCAG TGGAGCTGGGTTACATGTTGGCCATCCACTTGGATATACCGCCACAGACATTCTCGCTAGGCTTAAACGTATGCAGGGTTACAATGTATTACACCCAATGGGATGGGATGCATTTGGATTGCCAGCAGAGCAATATGCAATCGAG ACAGGAACTCACCCAAAGATCACAACCTTGAAGAACATTGATCGGTTTCGCTCCCAG CTTAAATCATTGGGATTCTCATATGACTGGGATCGTGAAATTTCTACAACGGAACCAGAATATTATAGATGGACCCAGTGGATCTTTCTTCAGCTATTAAAGAGAGGATTGGCGTATCAG GCTGAAGTGCCAGTTAATTGGTGCCCTGCACTTGgtactgtactggcaaatgaaGAGGTGGTAGATGGTGTGAGCGAGCGTGGGGGTCATCCAGTTATAAGAAAG CCAATGAAGCAATGGATGCTCAAGATTACTGCATATGCTGATCATCTACTTGAAGATTTAGATGACCTTGACTGGCCTGAAAGCATAAAAGAAATGCAAAGAAACTGGATTGGGAGGTCAGAAGGTGCTGAGATGGATTTTCCTATTCTTAGCAGTGATGGACAGGAAAGAGACACAAAGATTACAATCTATACTACCAGACCTGACACCATCTTTGGAGCAAC CTATTTAGTTGTGGCACCGGAGCATCCCTTGTTGTCATCGTTAGTATCAACAGCCCAGAGAAAAAGT GTGGAGGAGTACACAGATCTTGCTTCAAGAAAGAGTGACCTGGAGAGGACTGAGCTTCAGAAGGAAAAAACCGGGGTCTTCAGTGGTTGCTATGCTAAAAATCCAGTTAGTGGTGAAGCTATCCCTATATGGGTTGCGGACTATGTCCTGGGGAG TTATGGAACGGGGGCAATTATGGCTGTACCCGCACACGACACTCGTGACTTAGAGTTTGCATCAAAATTTGACATCCCAATTCGTTGGGTTGTGATGCCGGATGATAAAAATCTCAGTGGTTCTGGAAAGGCCTATTCAGGTGAAGGTACTGTTGTAAATTCTTCAAATTCAACTGTGGGGCTGGACATTAATGGCTTATCCAGCAAAGAAGCTGCTTCTAAAGTCATTGAATGGGCTGATAAAACTGCAAATGGGAAGAAAAAG GTGAACTATAAGTTGAGGGATTGGCTTTTTGCTCGGCAACGTTATTGGGGGGAACCTATCCCAgtattttttttggatgatAATGGTGAGACTGTTCCCCTACTTGAAACTGAACTGCCCCTTACCCTACCAGAACTGGATGATTTTTCTCCCACTGGAACGGGAGAACCACCACTATCAAAATCAGTTTCTTGG GTCAAAACCAAGGACCCTTTAACTGGAAAACCTGCTCGACGAGAGACAAGCACCATGCCCCAGTGGGCTGGTTCTTGCTG GTACTATTTGAGATTTATggacccaaaaaattcaaaagaagtGGTGGCGAAGACAAAAGAAAT GTATTGGAGCCCAGTTGATGTGTATGTTGGCGGTGCTGAACATGCTGTTCTCCATTTACTTTATTCAAGGTTCTGGCACAAG GTTCTGTATGACATTGGCATTGTGTCCACCAAAGAACCATTCAAGTGTGTCATAAACCAGGGAATTATTCTTGGCGAA GTTCAATATATTGCTTACAAGGACTCTGATGGGAATTTTATCTCTGCAGACTCTGGAACATCAGTTGAATATCATCAAGAACTAATACCAGAGGAAAAG GTCATGAAATCTGGGGATTCTTTCGTAATGAAAGACAATCCAAACGTTCGTCTGATTGCACGTTCTCATAAAATGAGTAAAAGCAGGGGAAATGTAGTCAATCCTGATGATGTTGTTTCTGAATACGGGGCAGATTCTCTACGTTTATATGAAATGTTCATGGGGCCACTTag AGATTCAAAAACCTGGAATACGAGTGGTATTGAAGGTGTCCATCGATTTTTGGGAAGAACCTGGAGGCTAATTGTTGGTTCACCATTATCAGATGGTACATTCAAGGATGGAACATTAGTAACTGATGAGGATCCTACTTTGGAGCAACTTCGTTCTCTCCATAAATGCATTGCGAAG GTAACAGAGGAAATAGAAGCGACAAGATTCAACACTGGAATATCCGCAATGATGGAGTTCCTTAATGTGGCTTATAAG TGGAAAAAACATCCAAGATTGATTATTGAAgcatttgttttgttgctaTCACCGTATGCACCTCATATGGCTGAGGAACTTTGGTTTCGCTTGGGACACTCCAAATCATTGGCATATGAGCCTTTTCCTAAG GCGGATCCTGCGTTTTTGAAGGAATCTACTATTGTCCTACCTGTTCAGATCAATGGCAAGACAAGGGGTACAATCCAGGTTGAAGAGACCTGTTCAGAGGAGAATGCTTTCCAACTGGCATCAAAAGATGAGAAACTCTCCAAATATCTGAATGGGAAGGTGATTAAAAAGAGGATTTTTGTCCCTGGAAAGATCCTGAATGTTATCCTGGACCTTCAAAACGTCAAGGCGACAGTCCGATAA
- the LOC18778157 gene encoding lysine-specific demethylase JMJ25 isoform X1, protein MEVLIVEQGRLGQYNDNKIRTPKRKRSNFLHHGKEEGSSNGKRISKKRSSSSNAVESCENEFSMDELEEDEEIMFLIKARARKRRSVDCEVMGRGSSKDERVKYELRNTTSKISSSSPPSSSGSSCTSKYTEQDNREVYLKCHHCMKEEKKTIVSCSKCKKNSYCVRCIKQWYPHMKVKEVKDLCPFCRRNCNCNACLHSTGVIETPKRDISDRERAQHLECLISNLLPFLKQISQEQIQEIEIEANIRGLSPSEFEIPQTLCFNDERVYCNHCATSIIDLHRSCPKCSYELCLSCCREIRQGCLLDRGEVKFQYRSRGFDYIHGGDPSPDCCPLEASEDHIEPLIEWKGNDDATVTCAPKEMGGCGDCMLDLKRILPPDWISNLGVKAKHLLEIFRTEHSTFKRDCAERRRDTLLKAASREDSRDNFLFCPDSRDTLKEEGLLRFKEHWVNGEPVIVRNVLEQANGLSWEPMVMWRALSENMDIASTSQFSKVKTIDCLAGCEVEINTREFFEGYTEGRMYSNLWPEMLKLKDWPPSDKFEDLLPRHCDEFISALPFQEYTDPRSGILNLAVKLPPGVLKPDMGPKTYIAYGLMEELGRGDSVTKLHCDMSDAVNILTHTSEVQLSDEQQSAISRLNKLHRAQDERELMDWMNSLKDGGQPGQQTQDREALENTLSPEINVELKVPEDEDEDEDELDGPTTSGSSSTEVAEETGGALWDIFRREDVPKLEAYLMKHYKEFRHTYCSLVERVIHPIHDQSFYLTLEHKKKLKEEFGVEPWTFLQKLGEAVFIPAGCPHQVRNLKSCTKVAADFVSPENVHECLRLTEEFRQLPKNHRAREDKLEIKKMILYAVDEALKDLEALVSTQV, encoded by the exons ATGGAAGTTTTGATAGTAGAACAAGGAAGGCTGGGGCAGTATAATGATAACAAGATCCGTACACCTAAGAGAAAACGTTCAAATTTCCTGCATCATGGAAAGGAAGAAGGATCCTCAAATGGCAAAAGGATTTCAAAAAAGCGAAGTTCCTCCTCAAATGCGGTagaaagttgtgaaaatgAGTTTTCAATGGATgaattggaagaagatgaagaaattatGTTTTTGATTAAGGCACGAGCGCGGAAAAGGAGAAGTGTTGACTGTGAAGTGATGGGAAGAGGTTCCTCAAAGGATGAAAGAGTAAAATATGAGTTAAGGAATACTACTAGCAAAATTTCATCCTCTTCACCACCATCTTCATCTGGTTCATCATGCACTTCGAAATATACGGAG CAGGATAATAGAGAAGTTTATTTGAAGTGTCATCATTGTAtgaaggaggagaagaaaaccATAGTTTCCTGCTCCAAGTGTAAAAAGAACTCCTATTGCGTCCGCTGTATCAAGCAATG GTATCCTCACATGAAAGTAAAGGAAGTGAAGGACCTTTGCCCATTTTGCCGCAGAAATTGCAACTGTAATGCATGCCTGCACTCAACTGGGGTGATTGAG ACACCAAAGAGGGATATAAGTGATCGTGAGAGGGCTCAGCATCTGGAGTGTTTAATTTCCAACCTGCTTCCATTTTTAAAGCAAATTTCTCAAGAACAAATTCAAGAGATAGAGATTGAAGCTAATATTCGAG GACTTTCACCTTCCGAATTTGAAATACCACAGACCCTTTGTTTCAATGATGAGCGTGTCTATTG CAACCATTGTGCAACTTCAATCATTGATCTACATCGAAGCTGCCCAAAATGTTCTTATGAACTTTGTCTAAGTTGTTGCCGAGAAATTCGCCAGGGATGCCTCTTAGACCGTGGAGAAGTGAAATTTCAATATAGGAGTAGGGGTTTTGATTACATCCATGGTGGAGACCCATCACCTGACTGTTGTCCCTTGGAAGCTTCAGAGGACCATATTGAGCCTTTGATTGAGTGGAAGGGAAACGATGATGCTACTGTTACTTGTGCTCCGAAAGAAATGGGTGGCTGTGGTGATTGCATGTTGGATCTTAAGCGAATCCTTCCACCTGACTGGATCTCAAATTTAGGAGTCAAAGCAAAACATTTATTAGAGATTTTCCGAACAGAACATTCTACTTTCAAGCGTGATTGTGCTGAAAGAAGAAGGGATACGTTACTAAAAGCAGCTTCTAGAGAGGATTCTCGTGACAACTTCTTATTTTGTCCAGATTCAAGGGACACTCTGAAAGAAGAAGGGCTTTTGCGCTTCAAAGAACATTGGGTTAATGGTGAACCAGTTATTGTCAGAAATGTGCTTGAACAGGCAAATGGATTGAGCTGGGAGCCAATGGTCATGTGGCGTGCTTTAAGTGAAAATATGGATATAGCTAGTACCTCACAGTTTTCAAAAGTAAAGACCATCGATTGCCTGGCGGGTTGTGAG GTGGAAATCAATACTCGTGAATTTTTTGAAGGATACACTGAAGGGAGAATGTATAGTAATTTATGGCCAGAGATGCTTAAGCTGAAGGATTGGCCCCCTTCTGATAAGTTTGAGGACCTTTTGCCCCGCCATTGTGATGAATTTATCAGTGCCTTGCCATTTCAAGAGTACACGGATCCTAGATCTGGTATTCTCAACCTTGCTGTTAAGTTGCCACCAGGTGTTTTGAAACCAGACATGGGCCCAAAAACATATATTGCTTATGGGCTTATGGAAGAGCTTGGAAGAGGGGACTCTGTAACTAAACTTCATTGCGACATGTCCGATGCA GTGAATATTTTGACACACACATCAGAAGTACAGCTAAGTGATGAGCAGCAATCTGCAATTTCAAGGTTGAACAAATTACATAGGGCCCAAGATGAAAGAGAGCTTATGGATTGGATGAATTCTCTCAAGGATGGTGGACAACCTGGTCAACAGACACAGGATAGAGAAGCCCTAGAAAACACTCTCTCTCCTGAAATTAACGTAGAATTGAAAGTaccagaagatgaagatgaagatgaagatgagttAGATGGGCCCACTACATCCGGTTCTTCCTCCACCGAAGTGGCAGAGGAAACTGGTGGTGCTTTGTGGGACATCTTCCGGAGAGAGGATGTTCCTAAATTAGAGGCATACCTTATGAAACATTATAAGGAATTTAGGCACACCTATTGTTCACTAGTTGAACGG GTCATTCATCCAATTCATGACCAATCCTTTTATTTAACATTGGAGCACAAAAAGAAGCTGAAGGAGGAATTTGGTGTTGAACCATGGACGTTTCTACAAAAACTTGGAGAGGCAGTATTTATTCCAGCCGGATGTCCACACCAAGTCAGGAATCTCAAG TCTTGTACAAAAGTAGCAGCCGACTTCGTGTCTCCTGAAAACGTCCACGAGTGCCTCCGTTTGACCGAGGAGTTCAGACAACTTCCGAAGAACCATAGAGCTAGAGAAGACAaacttgag ATAAAGAAAATGATACTTTATGCAGTCGACGAAGCCCTTAAAGATTTGGAAGCCTTAGTATCAACTCAAGTTTGA
- the LOC18780430 gene encoding uncharacterized protein LOC18780430 gives MMMTKKSPPIPARHVLRFSWQLVVILSITLCVLAFFKLHSQPDLYSSPSSLSIARSRVSRHGNNFSGPPKIAFLFLARRSLPLDFLWGSFFESADMPNFSIYIHSAPGFSFDESTTRSHFFYGRQLTNSIQVGWGESSMIEAERLLFATALEDPANQRFVLLSDSCVPLYNFSYIYNYLMASPRSFVDSFLDVKEGRYNPKMSPNIPKQKWRKGSQWIALVRSHAEVLVDDEVVLPAFRKFCKRRPPLDARKGKLNIKLQKQHNCIPDEHYVQTLLTMSEREDELERRTLTYTLWNNSATKTESKGWHPMTFTHANAAPHKIKEIKEINHVYYETEYRTEWCRVNSTYVPCFLFARKFSQGAAMRLLSEGVVGQFDTSSLLDPPP, from the exons atgatgatgacgaaGAAGTCACCACCAATCCCGGCGCGCCACGTACTCAGGTTCAGCTGGCAGCTGGTGGTCATCCTCTCGATCACTCTCTGCGTCTTAGCCTTCTTCAAGCTTCACTCGCAACCTGACCTCTACTCCTCTCCTTCTTCATTATCTATCGCAAGATCTCGAGTTTCTCGCCATGGCAACAACTTTAGCGGCCCTCCCAAGATTGCCTTCCTTTTTCTCGCCCGCCGTAGCCTCCCCCTCGATTTTCTTTGGGGCAGCTTCTTCGAG agtGCTGACATGCCGAATTTTTCGATTTATATTCACTCGGCGCCTGGTTTTTCGTTCGACGAGTCGACGACGAGATCACATTTCTTTTACGGCCGCCAATTGACGAATAGCATTCAG GTGGGTTGGGGAGAATCAAGTATGATCGAAGCAGAGAGGTTGTTGTTCGCAACAGCTCTTGAGGATCCAGCGAATCAACGATTTGTACTCCTCTCTGACAG TTGTGTTCCTTTGTACAACTTCAGCTACATATACAACTATTTGATGGCTTCTCCAAGGAGCTTTGTGGACAG cTTTCTTGATGTAAAGGAGGGCCGCTACAACCCGAAAATGTCACCTAacataccaaaacaaaaatggcgAAAAGGATCCCAG TGGATTGCTTTGGTTCGAAGCCATGCTGAAGTCCTTGTGGATGATGAAGTTGTACTACCAGCTTTCAGGAAATTTTGCAAG CGTCGCCCACCTCTGGATGCCAGAAAGGGGAAGCTGAACATT AAACTTCAGAAGCAACACAACTGTATCCCAGATGAACACTATGTGCAGACACTGCTTACG ATGAGTGAGCGTGAAGACGAACTTGAGCGAAGGACATTAACCTATACACTGTGGAACAACTCTGCAACTAAAACAGAGAGTAAAGGCTGGCATCCTATGACTTTCACCCACGCGAATGCAGCCCCTCacaaaataaaggaaataaag GAGATCAACCATGTATACTATGAGACAGAATACCGGACAGAGTGGTGTCGTGTAAATTCGACATATGTTCCCTGTTTTTTATTCGCAAGGAAATTCTCCCAGGGGGCTGCCATGCGCCTTCTTAGCGAGGGAGTGGTTGGTCAATTTGATACCTCTTCATTATTAGATCCACCACCATGA